In a single window of the Raphanus sativus cultivar WK10039 chromosome 9, ASM80110v3, whole genome shotgun sequence genome:
- the LOC108827262 gene encoding transcription factor MYC1 produces MSLAIMADGVETERGGSKRKNSLLRKQLAVALRSVQWSYAIFWSSSPTQSGVLEWEEGCYNGDIKKRKKRYEAAHYKYALQRSNQLRKLYLCMLEGDSNTTISTTHDVNDHGDDEEHNCNGTTSMMLSPDDLSDEEWYYLVSMSYVFSPSQCLPGRALATGETIWLCNAQYADNKLFSRSLLARSASIQTVVCFPYLGGVIELGVTELISEDHSLLQHVKFCLLETSKPDCVSLNFSAHHDSDDEKDQMKIKISDANSNSLLQENHQIQFGTSDEDVHYKRTVSTLLKYAAYKNVHHLQPDQVSSNTGSSFLRWKQREQPNSILLQEQSNFQPSSQNVLRKILQDVPLMHSLDTKRMSPSKMFGLNQDDDPWDRSKENEKFSVLRAMVPTVNEVDKESILNNTIKYLQELEERVEELESCMGSVNFVERQRKSANVNDSVLIEETSGNYDNSTKIDGNSGETEKVTIFRDETHLRVKLKETEVMMEVRCSYRDYIVADIMETLSKLHMDAFSVRSHTLNGFLTLNLKAKFRGAAVASVGMIKRELRRIIGAII; encoded by the exons ATGTCCCTCGCAATAATGGCTGATGGTGTCGAAACAGAAAGAGGaggaagtaaaagaaaaaacagctTATTAAGAAAACAACTTGCTGTAGCTCTGAGAAGTGTTCAGTGGAGCTATGCAATCTTCTGGTCCTCTTCACCTACTCAATCTGG ggTTTTGGAGTGGGAAGAAGGATGTTATAATGGGGATataaagaagaggaagaagagataCGAAGCTGCTCATTATAAATATGCGTTGCAGAGAAGCAACCAACTTAGGAAACTTTATCTGTGCATGCTGGAAGGAGACAGTAATACTACTATTAGTACTACTCATGATGTTAATGACCATGGTGATGATGAGGAACATAATTGTAACGGTACTACAAGTATGATGTTGTCACCAGATGATCTCTCTGATGAAGAGTGGTATTATTTAGTCTCCATGTCCTATGTCTTCTCTCCTTCTCAATG TTTGCCAGGAAGAGCTTTGGCGACGGGTGAGACCATATGGCTTTGCAACGCTCAGTACGCAGATAACAAACTCTTCTCTCGTTCTTTATTAGCAAGA AGCGCATCAATTCAG ACTGTTGTGTGTTTCCCTTACTTGGGCGGTGTTATTGAGCTTGGTGTCACAGAACTG ATTTCAGAAGATCATAGCCTGCTTCAACACGTCAAATTTTGCTTGTTGGAAACTTCTAAACCGGATTGCGTTTCATTAAACTTCTCTGCTCACCACGACAGCGATGATGAGAAGGATCAAATGAAAATTAAGATCAGCGATGCAAACTCAAACTCATTGCTCCAAGAGAACCATCAGATTCAATTTGGTACGTCTGATGAAGACGTTCATTACAAAAGAACTGTCTCAACACTACTCAAATACGCTGCTTATAAAAATGTTCATCATCTCCAACCGGATCAAGTTTCTTCTAATACTGGCTCAAGTTTCTTGCGGTGGAAGCAACGTGAGCAGCCAAACTCAATTCTGCTTCAAGAACAAAGCAATTTCCAGCCGTCGTCACAGAATGTGCTGAGGAAGATATTGCAAGACGTACCTTTGATGCATTCTTTAGACACAAAGAGAATGTCCCCAAGTAAGATGTTTGGTCTGAATCAAGATGATGATCCTTGGGATAGAAGTAAAGAGAACGAAAAGTTCAGTGTCCTTAGAGCTATGGTACCCACTGTCAACGAG gttgataaagaatcaatactGAACAACACAATCAAGTACTTGCAAGAACTAGAGGAAAGAGTAGAAGAGCTAGAATCTTGTATGGGCTCAGTTAATTTCGTAGAGAGACAAAGAAAGAGCGCTAACGTTAACGACTCTGTGTTGATCGAGGAGACATCAGGGAACTATGATAACAGCACGAAGATCGATGGAAACTCAGGAGAAACCGAAAAAGTCACTATTTTCAGAGATGAGACTCATTTGAGAGTTAAACTGAAAGAAACAGAAGTTATGATGGAAGTAAGATGTTCTTACAGAGACTACATAGTGGCAGACATCATGGAAACTCTTAGCAAACTTCACATGGATGCTTTCTCTGTTAGATCTCACACACTTAATGGGTTCCTCACACTTAATCTCAAGGCAAAG TTTCGTGGGGCTGCAGTTGCGTCGGTAGGGATGATTAAGAGAGAGCTGAGGAGAATCATTGGTGCGATTATATGA
- the LOC108825072 gene encoding uncharacterized protein LOC108825072, whose protein sequence is MAPKKRGKLEVLLVDAHGITHTNFIGSPVYYVFLQCGTKEYRSKMSKGDNDNALWNQKFVFDFQMSQWKKLTHIKVRIMDKELFKDGGFVGETIVHLGGIITEGRDKGYIEVKPAPYNVVLEDGTFKGGLKLGFRFTATDKFHIKKAWEVKIEGKNSEEPMVSPVLNLIKLPLLRFTAAWSRVQAGTINAELLYCFVWSSIAIFYP, encoded by the exons ATGGCACCTAAGAAGAGAGGAAAACTGGAAGTACTTCTTGTTGATGCTCATGGAATCACACATACAAATTTTATTG GAAGTCCTGTGTATTATGTGTTTTTACAATGTGGGACAAAGGAATACCGAAGCAAAATGTCAAAag GTGATAATGACAACGCGTTGTGGAACCAAAAGTTTGTGTTCGATTTCCAAATGTCTCAATGGAAGAAGCTGACCCACATCAAGGTTAGAATCATGGACAAAGAGCTCTTCAAAGATGGTGGATTCGTCGGTGAAACCAt AGTTCATCTTGGAGGGATAATAACCGAAGGACGTGACAAAGGATACATAGAAGTTAAACCAGCTCCATACAATGTTGTTCTTGAGGATGGTACATTTAAAGGCGGGCTAAAACTTGGATTTAGATTCACTGCAACG GATAAATTCCATATTAAGAAGGCATGGGAAGTGAAGATAGAGGGTAAAAACAGTGAAGAGCCAATGGTTTCTCCAGTTCTGAATCTGATAAAACTCCCTTTGTTAAG GTTCACAGCTGCATGGTCAAGAGTGCAAGCTGGTACCATCAATGCAGAACTTCTTTACTGTTTTGTTTGGTCGTCTATAGCAATTTTCTACCCGTAG
- the LOC108825800 gene encoding rop guanine nucleotide exchange factor 3 isoform X3, whose product MENVLNPDENEDRVYHHQLSIDPNDQSTSETPVSLTMSVDSFVYPRTCSESTSGFSDQIDETNSSCSEPSPCDWPVLTESKSSKYLTTGLELQRDENLVAQEISEPELETMKERFAKLLLGEDMSGSGKGVCTAVTISNAITNLYATVFGQNLRLEPLETEKRALWKREMNCLLSVCDYIVEFIPRCQSLSNGTTVEEVLDGFQNTEFWYAEEGSLSMKSARSATGSFRKVIVQRKEEKWWLPVPLVPPEGLSDKTRKQLKNKRESTNQIHKAAMAINSSILSEMEIPESYMSTLPKCGKSSVGDSIYRYMSASGRFFPEKLLDRLNIASEHEAVQLADRVEASMYTWRRKACLINSKNSWNMVKDLMSTTERTDKNYVMAERAETLLFCLKQRYPELSQTSLDICKIQYNKDVGKAVLESYSRVLEGLAFNIVAWIDDVLYVDKTMSGCE is encoded by the exons ATGGAGAATGTATTGAATCCAGATGAAAACGAAGATAGAGTTTATCATCATCAATTATCCATTGACCCAAATGATCAATCAACATCAGAGACTCCGGTTTCCTTAACGATGAGCGTGGATTCTTTTGTTTATCCTCGAACTTGTTCAGAGAGTACTTCAGGCTTCTCAGACCAAATAGATGAAACCAACAGCTCCTGTAGTGAACCTTCTCCCTGTGATTGGCCTGTCCTCACTGAATCTAAGAGCTCTAAATATCTCACTACAGGTTTAGAGCTTCAAAGAGATGAAAATCTTGTAGCTCAAGAAATCTCAGAACCAG AACTTGAGACAATGAAGGAAAGATTTGCGAAGCTTCTACTTGGAGAAGATATGTCAGGAAGTGGTAAAGGAGTCTGCACTGCAGTGACCATCTCTAATGCTATTACCAATCTTTATG CTACAGTGTTTGGCCAGAATCTGAGACTAGAGCCGTTAGAAACAGAGAAGAGAGCATTGTGGAAGAGGGAAATGAATTGTCTTTTATCTGTATGTGATTACATAGTTGAGTTCATTCCTAGATGTCAAAGTCTAAGCAATGGAACTACTGTTGAG GAAGTGTTGGATGGTTTTCAGAACACAGAGTTTTGGTATGCAGAAGAAGGAAGCCTGTCAATGAAATCTGCACGTTCTGCAACTGGATCGTTCAGGAAAGTTATAGTACAGAGGAAAGAAGAGAAATGGTGGTTACCAGTTCCTCTGGTTCCTCCAGAAGGTTTGTCagataaaacaagaaaacaactcaagaacaagagagagagtacTAATCAGATACACAAAGCTGCCATGGCTATCAACAGTAGCATCCTCAGTGAGATGGAGATTCCAGAGTCTTACATGTCAACTCTCCCAaag TGTGGGAAAAGTAGTGTTGGTGATTCAATATACCGCTACATGAGTGCTTCTGGTCGGTTTTTCCCAGAGAAACTCTTAGATCGTCTGAACATAGCATCTGAGCACGAAGCTGTGCAGTTAGCAGATAGAGTAGAAGCTTCAATGTACACATGGAGACGCAAAGCTTGTCTAATTAACTCCAAGAACTCATGGAACATGGTGAAAGATCTTATGTCAACTACAGAGAGAACAGACAAGAACTATGTAATGGCAGAGAGAGCAGAGACTCTGCTCTTCTGTTTGAAACAGCGTTACCCAGAGTTGTCTCAGACATCATTAGATATATGCAAGATTCAGTACAATAAG GATGTTGGGAAAGCAGTGTTGGAGAGCTATTCAAGAGTACTTGAAGGGTTAGCTTTTAACATAGTTGCTTGGATTGATGATGTTCTCTATGTAGACAAAACCATGAGCGGTTGTGAATAA
- the LOC108825800 gene encoding rop guanine nucleotide exchange factor 3 isoform X1 — protein sequence MENVLNPDENEDRVYHHQLSIDPNDQSTSETPVSLTMSVDSFVYPRTCSESTSGFSDQIDETNSSCSEPSPCDWPVLTESKSSKYLTTGLELQRDENLVAQEISEPELETMKERFAKLLLGEDMSGSGKGVCTAVTISNAITNLYATVFGQNLRLEPLETEKRALWKREMNCLLSVCDYIVEFIPRCQSLSNGTTVEVMESRPRADIYMNLPALRKLDSMLMEVLDGFQNTEFWYAEEGSLSMKSARSATGSFRKVIVQRKEEKWWLPVPLVPPEGLSDKTRKQLKNKRESTNQIHKAAMAINSSILSEMEIPESYMSTLPKCGKSSVGDSIYRYMSASGRFFPEKLLDRLNIASEHEAVQLADRVEASMYTWRRKACLINSKNSWNMVKDLMSTTERTDKNYVMAERAETLLFCLKQRYPELSQTSLDICKIQYNKDVGKAVLESYSRVLEGLAFNIVAWIDDVLYVDKTMSGCE from the exons ATGGAGAATGTATTGAATCCAGATGAAAACGAAGATAGAGTTTATCATCATCAATTATCCATTGACCCAAATGATCAATCAACATCAGAGACTCCGGTTTCCTTAACGATGAGCGTGGATTCTTTTGTTTATCCTCGAACTTGTTCAGAGAGTACTTCAGGCTTCTCAGACCAAATAGATGAAACCAACAGCTCCTGTAGTGAACCTTCTCCCTGTGATTGGCCTGTCCTCACTGAATCTAAGAGCTCTAAATATCTCACTACAGGTTTAGAGCTTCAAAGAGATGAAAATCTTGTAGCTCAAGAAATCTCAGAACCAG AACTTGAGACAATGAAGGAAAGATTTGCGAAGCTTCTACTTGGAGAAGATATGTCAGGAAGTGGTAAAGGAGTCTGCACTGCAGTGACCATCTCTAATGCTATTACCAATCTTTATG CTACAGTGTTTGGCCAGAATCTGAGACTAGAGCCGTTAGAAACAGAGAAGAGAGCATTGTGGAAGAGGGAAATGAATTGTCTTTTATCTGTATGTGATTACATAGTTGAGTTCATTCCTAGATGTCAAAGTCTAAGCAATGGAACTACTGTTGAG GTGATGGAGAGTAGACCAAGAGCAGATATTTATATGAACTTACCTGCATTAAGAAAGCTAGACTCTATGCTTATG GAAGTGTTGGATGGTTTTCAGAACACAGAGTTTTGGTATGCAGAAGAAGGAAGCCTGTCAATGAAATCTGCACGTTCTGCAACTGGATCGTTCAGGAAAGTTATAGTACAGAGGAAAGAAGAGAAATGGTGGTTACCAGTTCCTCTGGTTCCTCCAGAAGGTTTGTCagataaaacaagaaaacaactcaagaacaagagagagagtacTAATCAGATACACAAAGCTGCCATGGCTATCAACAGTAGCATCCTCAGTGAGATGGAGATTCCAGAGTCTTACATGTCAACTCTCCCAaag TGTGGGAAAAGTAGTGTTGGTGATTCAATATACCGCTACATGAGTGCTTCTGGTCGGTTTTTCCCAGAGAAACTCTTAGATCGTCTGAACATAGCATCTGAGCACGAAGCTGTGCAGTTAGCAGATAGAGTAGAAGCTTCAATGTACACATGGAGACGCAAAGCTTGTCTAATTAACTCCAAGAACTCATGGAACATGGTGAAAGATCTTATGTCAACTACAGAGAGAACAGACAAGAACTATGTAATGGCAGAGAGAGCAGAGACTCTGCTCTTCTGTTTGAAACAGCGTTACCCAGAGTTGTCTCAGACATCATTAGATATATGCAAGATTCAGTACAATAAG GATGTTGGGAAAGCAGTGTTGGAGAGCTATTCAAGAGTACTTGAAGGGTTAGCTTTTAACATAGTTGCTTGGATTGATGATGTTCTCTATGTAGACAAAACCATGAGCGGTTGTGAATAA
- the LOC108825800 gene encoding rop guanine nucleotide exchange factor 3 isoform X2: MENVLNPDENEDRVYHHQLSIDPNDQSTSETPVSLTMSVDSFVYPRTCSESTSGFSDQIDETNSSCSEPSPCDWPVLTESKSSKYLTTGLELQRDENLVAQEISEPELETMKERFAKLLLGEDMSGSGKGVCTAVTISNAITNLYVFGQNLRLEPLETEKRALWKREMNCLLSVCDYIVEFIPRCQSLSNGTTVEVMESRPRADIYMNLPALRKLDSMLMEVLDGFQNTEFWYAEEGSLSMKSARSATGSFRKVIVQRKEEKWWLPVPLVPPEGLSDKTRKQLKNKRESTNQIHKAAMAINSSILSEMEIPESYMSTLPKCGKSSVGDSIYRYMSASGRFFPEKLLDRLNIASEHEAVQLADRVEASMYTWRRKACLINSKNSWNMVKDLMSTTERTDKNYVMAERAETLLFCLKQRYPELSQTSLDICKIQYNKDVGKAVLESYSRVLEGLAFNIVAWIDDVLYVDKTMSGCE, from the exons ATGGAGAATGTATTGAATCCAGATGAAAACGAAGATAGAGTTTATCATCATCAATTATCCATTGACCCAAATGATCAATCAACATCAGAGACTCCGGTTTCCTTAACGATGAGCGTGGATTCTTTTGTTTATCCTCGAACTTGTTCAGAGAGTACTTCAGGCTTCTCAGACCAAATAGATGAAACCAACAGCTCCTGTAGTGAACCTTCTCCCTGTGATTGGCCTGTCCTCACTGAATCTAAGAGCTCTAAATATCTCACTACAGGTTTAGAGCTTCAAAGAGATGAAAATCTTGTAGCTCAAGAAATCTCAGAACCAG AACTTGAGACAATGAAGGAAAGATTTGCGAAGCTTCTACTTGGAGAAGATATGTCAGGAAGTGGTAAAGGAGTCTGCACTGCAGTGACCATCTCTAATGCTATTACCAATCTTTATG TGTTTGGCCAGAATCTGAGACTAGAGCCGTTAGAAACAGAGAAGAGAGCATTGTGGAAGAGGGAAATGAATTGTCTTTTATCTGTATGTGATTACATAGTTGAGTTCATTCCTAGATGTCAAAGTCTAAGCAATGGAACTACTGTTGAG GTGATGGAGAGTAGACCAAGAGCAGATATTTATATGAACTTACCTGCATTAAGAAAGCTAGACTCTATGCTTATG GAAGTGTTGGATGGTTTTCAGAACACAGAGTTTTGGTATGCAGAAGAAGGAAGCCTGTCAATGAAATCTGCACGTTCTGCAACTGGATCGTTCAGGAAAGTTATAGTACAGAGGAAAGAAGAGAAATGGTGGTTACCAGTTCCTCTGGTTCCTCCAGAAGGTTTGTCagataaaacaagaaaacaactcaagaacaagagagagagtacTAATCAGATACACAAAGCTGCCATGGCTATCAACAGTAGCATCCTCAGTGAGATGGAGATTCCAGAGTCTTACATGTCAACTCTCCCAaag TGTGGGAAAAGTAGTGTTGGTGATTCAATATACCGCTACATGAGTGCTTCTGGTCGGTTTTTCCCAGAGAAACTCTTAGATCGTCTGAACATAGCATCTGAGCACGAAGCTGTGCAGTTAGCAGATAGAGTAGAAGCTTCAATGTACACATGGAGACGCAAAGCTTGTCTAATTAACTCCAAGAACTCATGGAACATGGTGAAAGATCTTATGTCAACTACAGAGAGAACAGACAAGAACTATGTAATGGCAGAGAGAGCAGAGACTCTGCTCTTCTGTTTGAAACAGCGTTACCCAGAGTTGTCTCAGACATCATTAGATATATGCAAGATTCAGTACAATAAG GATGTTGGGAAAGCAGTGTTGGAGAGCTATTCAAGAGTACTTGAAGGGTTAGCTTTTAACATAGTTGCTTGGATTGATGATGTTCTCTATGTAGACAAAACCATGAGCGGTTGTGAATAA